The proteins below come from a single Chrysoperla carnea chromosome 1, inChrCarn1.1, whole genome shotgun sequence genomic window:
- the LOC123297241 gene encoding uncharacterized protein LOC123297241 isoform X2, with amino-acid sequence MWTTWTENGPAGARYNRSKSGWFDAICFEDWFESLFLPHVRTQNGPKVIIGDNLSSHISLNVLRLCEENNVKFVCLPPNSTHLTQPLDVAFFSPMKKSWRAILSKWKESASGSKFTTIPKDAFPTLLKELMASLAENQERNLMAGFEKCGIHPFNKQKLLDRLPENQPVDNTVIGEAFLEQLEKKRAEYLTKDGPKKRKKKLQVPAGKSVSVKDVEEATGILEATNKPSSSKQTSSKSEKEKVPKKKHKQTYNSSSDEDDVEMVLESDGVSESFSDLEDLQEESKKAEPTAETKKQKWKAEDFAVDNFVIVIYNGQKYPGKIVSIFDHGPVVECMEKKIKFWRWPEKQDRMAYDWDDVWEKINPPKIASKRNQFTVPELDNFVE; translated from the coding sequence ATGTGGACAACTTGGACTGAGAATGGACCAGCAGGGGCTCGTTATAATCGTTCTAAAAGTGGCTGGTTTGACGCTATATGTTTCGAAGATTGGTTTGAGTCGTTGTTCTTACCTCATGTGAGAACTCAAAATGGGCCAAAAGTTATTATCGGGGATAACTTGTCTTCACACATTAGTTTAAACGTACTTAGGCTTTGTGAAGaaaacaatgttaaatttgTCTGCTTACCACCGAACTCCACCCATCTTACACAACCTCTAGATGTGGCCTTCTTTTCCCCCATGAAAAAGTCATGGCGAGCAATCTTAAGCAAATGGAAAGAGTCCGCTTCTGGCTCTAAGTTCACAACCATTCCAAAGGACGCATTTCCGACTCTATTAAAAGAGTTAATGGCTAGTTTGGCAGAAAATCAAGAAAGAAACCTGATGGCTGGATTTGAAAAGTGTGGAATCCATCCTTTTAACAAACAGAAACTACTAGACAGGCTGCCAGAAAACCAACCGGTTGACAACACAGTAATAGGAGAAGCCTTTCTTGAGCAACTGGAGAAAAAGAGAGCTGAATACTTGACGAAAGATGGCCCCAAAAAGAGAAAGAAGAAGCTGCAAGTGCCCGCAGGAAAGAGTGTTTCGGTTAAGGATGTAGAAGAAGCTACCGGTATCTTAGAAGCAACCAATAAACCCTCTTCGTCAAAGCAGACTTCGTCAAAATCTGAGAAAGAAAAAGTTCCCAAGAAGAAGCATAAACAGACTTACAATTCTTCTTCGGATGAAGACGATGTGGAAATGGTATTAGAGTCAGATGGAGTGAGTGAATCATTTTCAGACCTAGAAGACCTTCAGGAAGAATCTAAGAAAGCCGAACCTACtgctgaaacaaaaaaacaaaaatggaaagcaGAAGATTTTGCCGTTGATAACTTTGTAATTGTGATCTACAATGGTCAAAAGTACCCTGGCAAAATAGTAAGCATTTTTGATCATGGCCCAGTAGTTGAGTGCAtggagaagaaaataaaattctggcGCTGGCCTGAGAAGCAAGACCGCATGGCCTATGACTGGGATGACGTTTGGGAAAAAATAAATCCTCCTAAAATAGCATCAAAGAGGAACCAGTTCACAGTCCCAGAACTAGACAATTTCGTGGaataa
- the LOC123297241 gene encoding uncharacterized protein LOC123297241 isoform X1 — MQCCSILVLSKCWILLSSNFCFLKLIFKLLRAGKMPRNRIKPLGTRNYGNYKPEILDECLEAIRSGELTQRAAETRYGIPRSTIKNKLKGRHMNTVGRARTFSDEEELAFEKHLITLSDYGFPVVETDFRYAVKCYLDKKGVKIDRFQNNLPGYEWTKSFLKRHEKLTSRLSSNIKKVRAEVGAKDIENYMENLKEVIENVPATHIWNYDETNLSDDPGNKKVICKRGAKYVENICNHSKSATSLMFSGNAAGTLLPPYVVYKADNMWTTWTENGPAGARYNRSKSGWFDAICFEDWFESLFLPHVRTQNGPKVIIGDNLSSHISLNVLRLCEENNVKFVCLPPNSTHLTQPLDVAFFSPMKKSWRAILSKWKESASGSKFTTIPKDAFPTLLKELMASLAENQERNLMAGFEKCGIHPFNKQKLLDRLPENQPVDNTVIGEAFLEQLEKKRAEYLTKDGPKKRKKKLQVPAGKSVSVKDVEEATGILEATNKPSSSKQTSSKSEKEKVPKKKHKQTYNSSSDEDDVEMVLESDGVSESFSDLEDLQEESKKAEPTAETKKQKWKAEDFAVDNFVIVIYNGQKYPGKIVSIFDHGPVVECMEKKIKFWRWPEKQDRMAYDWDDVWEKINPPKIASKRNQFTVPELDNFVE; from the exons ATGCAGTGCTGCTCCATCTTGGTGTTGTCAAAGTGCTGGATTTTGTTGTCTTCCAACTTTTGTTTCCTCAAGCTTATTTTTAAGCTGTTGAGAGCTG GGAAAATGCCAAGAAACCGGATAAAACCACTAGGGACTAGAAATTACGGTAACTACAAACCAGAAATATTGGATGAATGTCTTGAGGCCATACGATCAGGTGAGTTAACACAAAGAGCTGCAGAAACAAGGTATGGCATTCCTCGTTCTACAATTAAGAATAAATTGAAAGGCAGGCATATGAATACAGTTGGTCGAGCAAGAACATTTAGCGATGAAGAAGAGCTGGCTTTTGAAAAGCACTTGATAACACTATCTGACTATGGATTTCCAGTTGTTGAGACTGATTTCAGATATGCAGTAAAATGCTATTTAGATAAGAAAGGTGTCAAGATAGATAGGTTTCAAAACAACCTCCCTGGCTACGAATGGACCAAATCGTTTTTGAAAAGGCATGAGAAGCTGACAAGTCGTCTCAGCTCtaacataaaaaaagtaagagCTGAAGTTGGTGCtaaagatattgaaaattacATGGAAAACCTGAAAGAAGTTATCGAAAACGTTCCTGCCACTCATATTTGGAACTACGATGAAACAAATCTTTCAGATGACCCTGGAAACAAAAAGGTAATTTGTAAGAGGGGAGCTAAATATGTGGAAAACATATGCAATCATAGTAAAAGTGCAACCTCTCTCATGTTTTCTGGAAATGCTGCAGGGACTCTTCTCCCCCCCTATGTAGTGTACAAGGCAGATAACATGTGGACAACTTGGACTGAGAATGGACCAGCAGGGGCTCGTTATAATCGTTCTAAAAGTGGCTGGTTTGACGCTATATGTTTCGAAGATTGGTTTGAGTCGTTGTTCTTACCTCATGTGAGAACTCAAAATGGGCCAAAAGTTATTATCGGGGATAACTTGTCTTCACACATTAGTTTAAACGTACTTAGGCTTTGTGAAGaaaacaatgttaaatttgTCTGCTTACCACCGAACTCCACCCATCTTACACAACCTCTAGATGTGGCCTTCTTTTCCCCCATGAAAAAGTCATGGCGAGCAATCTTAAGCAAATGGAAAGAGTCCGCTTCTGGCTCTAAGTTCACAACCATTCCAAAGGACGCATTTCCGACTCTATTAAAAGAGTTAATGGCTAGTTTGGCAGAAAATCAAGAAAGAAACCTGATGGCTGGATTTGAAAAGTGTGGAATCCATCCTTTTAACAAACAGAAACTACTAGACAGGCTGCCAGAAAACCAACCGGTTGACAACACAGTAATAGGAGAAGCCTTTCTTGAGCAACTGGAGAAAAAGAGAGCTGAATACTTGACGAAAGATGGCCCCAAAAAGAGAAAGAAGAAGCTGCAAGTGCCCGCAGGAAAGAGTGTTTCGGTTAAGGATGTAGAAGAAGCTACCGGTATCTTAGAAGCAACCAATAAACCCTCTTCGTCAAAGCAGACTTCGTCAAAATCTGAGAAAGAAAAAGTTCCCAAGAAGAAGCATAAACAGACTTACAATTCTTCTTCGGATGAAGACGATGTGGAAATGGTATTAGAGTCAGATGGAGTGAGTGAATCATTTTCAGACCTAGAAGACCTTCAGGAAGAATCTAAGAAAGCCGAACCTACtgctgaaacaaaaaaacaaaaatggaaagcaGAAGATTTTGCCGTTGATAACTTTGTAATTGTGATCTACAATGGTCAAAAGTACCCTGGCAAAATAGTAAGCATTTTTGATCATGGCCCAGTAGTTGAGTGCAtggagaagaaaataaaattctggcGCTGGCCTGAGAAGCAAGACCGCATGGCCTATGACTGGGATGACGTTTGGGAAAAAATAAATCCTCCTAAAATAGCATCAAAGAGGAACCAGTTCACAGTCCCAGAACTAGACAATTTCGTGGaataa
- the LOC123305739 gene encoding ell-associated factor Eaf-like, with amino-acid sequence MAEKLGLGPEIRELKLGDSFTKPRSTAFHTVRYDFKPASVDVNKSATIHVGSNNQITVNVPHLDGAGTSQTVFKGSQKPYQKECVLIIDKSTGVITLERLASNIQVKKTRSNSLHKPLPSQSPNSSPSSSSSSKIGSKLSGGNKNRKERQSSKHSPRHPASHHSPTRSQSPVQREPVSIHPLRDPKSASASPVDPSALAAGLSLIGMDDFPMVSKPAERMEKTSPDSKPYKATPPAPEPTTNKGKPRGASASALSDSSSSSSSSSDDSESDNDVSTKKLVNNFVTKSSMPAMTNPIDRLLNEDLCLSESGSECD; translated from the coding sequence ATGGCTGAAAAATTAGGTTTAGGACCTGAAATACGTGAACTAAAATTGGGTGACAGCTTCACAAAACCACGTTCGACTGCCTTTCACACTGTACGATATGACTTTAAGCCGGCTAGTGTGGATGTTAATAAATCGGCAACGATTCATGTGGgatcaaataatcaaattacGGTAAATGTACCACATTTAGATGGAGCTGGAACTTCGCAAACTGTTTTTAAAGGTTCCCAAAAACCTTATCAAAAAGAATGTGTGTTGATTATTGATAAGAGCACGGGGGTGATTACCTTAGAGAGGCTGGCAAGTAATATTCAAGTGAAGAAGACGAGATCGAACTCATTACATAAACCATTACCAAGTCAAAGTCCGAATTCTTCCCCATCGTCATCATCGTCATCGAAAATAGGTTCAAAATTAAGTGGAggaaataaaaatcgaaaagagCGTCAAAGTTCAAAGCATTCACCACGTCATCCAGCTTCACATCATTCACCAACTCGATCACAATCACCTGTTCAACGTGAACCCGTTTCGATACATCCACTTCGAGATCCTAAAAGTGCTTCAGCGTCTCCAGTTGATCCATCTGCATTGGCAGCAGGTTTATCATTGATTGGAATGGATGATTTTCCAATGGTTAGTAAACCTGCTGAACGTATGGAGAAAACATCTCCTGATTCAAAACCGTATAAGGCTACTCCACCAGCGCCGGAACCAACCACAAACAAAGGAAAACCAAGGGGTGCAAGTGCGAGTGCTTTAAGTGATAGTTCCAGTTCAAGTTCGAGTAGCAGTGATGATTCTGAATCCGATAATGATGTTAGTACTAAAAAGTTGGTTAACAATTTTG